TGGGGTACTGATTTTTGGCAAAACACAGTCTGCATTATTCTGTATGCAACCTCAGGAAGCAGTTGCTGGTGGATGTGAAACAGAGGCTGATGTCACATTTTTGGCACTTGGCTTTTGGTGTACCTTTGCATCCTGGTACCTTGCATCTCCCTTTCTTTTCATCCATGACCATCCAGTGGGCTGTGGCATCCAGACGCACATCAGCGACTGGAATAGGGGTAGCGGGTcctcttctcctcttttctttgtACTCCCCAGCAATTGTGGAACTGGGACGACCTCTTTTATGCTCCAGATTCTTGCCACTTTTGCATAAGCTTTCTCCAATATATGACTTGAACGTATAAAGCCTGATCTGTTCCTCTTTACTCATACCAGTGCTGCTGCAGTCTCTCTTGTAGAGCAGCCAGGCAGTCACGGTGGTCATGTCAATAAAGTGGAACATAAGTCGGTGGTACCACTTCTTCGACCTGATTTTGGTGCGGTACAGTGCAATGAGAGAGTCCAGCAGATCCACTCCACCCATATTCTTGTTGTACTCTCTCACCACAGCAGGACagggaacacttttttttgcctGCCATCCCACCTATCAACATCAGTGACTGGGTGTGCTCCAATGTAATCACTGAGAAGACTAACTGAACGGTTATCATACCACTTTACAGCATGCAAGGTGGTTTCTCCAACCATGGCTGTCTTCTGGTCAAAAGATCCACGTCCAGTTCTCTTCAACTCAGCATCACACATCATGCTCACACCTGGTAGTCTGTTGCTACGGACAGTGCCAGCACAGTCAATTCCCTGCTGAGCAAgtgtgagaatgagaggaacaCTCGTGAACCAGCTGTCAATGAAAAGCTTATGTTTCTGGTGTTTAGGTATTGGCTGGGCCAGGCGGAGGAAAACGTTGCCACTTGCTCCTACATCTGGCAGCTCAGGGGGTTGCACAACTCTCCCTGTATAGATCTCAAAATTGTGCGGGACACCATCAGAGCCAGCCAAGACAAGTATCTTGTAGCcccatttttttggttttgctggcAGGTATTGCTTGAGTCTGTTTCTTCCCTTGAAAGGGACCATCTGCTCATCTACAGCCAACTTCTCACCCATTGGGATTGTCTGCAGCTTTGAGGTGAGATGAGTGACCAGTGGTCTGATTTTGTGGAGAGAATCAACATTTTCTCCTTGTCTCACTTCATTGTTGTTGAAGTGCAGACATTTTTTGATGAACTCCCATCTGTTCAGTGACATGGTGTCGGCTACCTGGGAAACTCGGGTGGCTTTGTTCCAAAACATCCGGGTGCCTGGTAATCCAAACAATGACATGTACACTGCTGTACCCATGAATTGCTCCAGCTCTTTAGTCGTGAGGTTAAGGGGCTTGTTGGTGTTACACTGAATGGCATATAAATTTGCCTGCTCTACAACTACTTCCAgaatgttttcagaaaaaaatatcttgaAGTATTCGTAGGGGGAC
The sequence above is a segment of the Oryzias latipes chromosome 1, ASM223467v1 genome. Coding sequences within it:
- the LOC111947160 gene encoding piggyBac transposable element-derived protein 2-like translates to MPDDNESLEEEENEDEASQEDVPRLPRWRTPHNANITNYPEWQASLPKSDNIKSPYEYFKIFFSENILEVVVEQANLYAIQCNTNKPLNLTTKELEQFMGTAVYMSLFGLPGTRMFWNKATRVSQVADTMSLNRWEFIKKCLHFNNNEVRQGENVDSLHKIRPLVTHLTSKLQTIPMGEKLAVDEQMVPFKGRNRLKQYLPAKPKKWGYKILVLAGSDGVPHNFEIYTGRVVQPPELPDVGASGNVFLRLAQPIPKHQKHKLFIDSWFTSVPLILTLAQQGIDCAGTVRSNRLPGVSMMCDAELKRTGRGSFDQKTAMVGETTLHAVKWYDNRSVSLLSDYIGAHPVTDVDREYNKNMGGVDLLDSLIALYRTKIRSKKWYHRLMFHFIDMTTVTAWLLYKRDCSSTGMSKEEQIRLYTFKSYIGESLCKSGKNLEHKRGRPSSTIAGEYKEKRRRGPATPIPVADVRLDATAHWMVMDEKKGRCKVPGCKGTPKAKCQKCDISLCFTSTSNCFLRLHTE